One window of the Carnobacterium maltaromaticum DSM 20342 genome contains the following:
- the yhbY gene encoding ribosome assembly RNA-binding protein YhbY: protein MKLTGKQKRFLRSQAHHLTPIFQVGKGGLNDDMVKQIGEAVEKRELIKVSLLQNTDEEVDDVALALEKALKVNAVQVIGRVIVLFKPSSQEKYQRISTELPRASR from the coding sequence ATGAAGTTAACAGGAAAACAAAAAAGATTTTTACGTAGCCAAGCGCACCATTTAACCCCTATTTTTCAAGTTGGTAAAGGTGGATTAAATGACGATATGGTGAAACAAATTGGCGAAGCTGTTGAAAAAAGAGAGCTGATTAAAGTTAGTTTATTACAAAACACAGATGAAGAAGTAGATGATGTTGCCCTTGCTTTAGAAAAAGCCTTAAAAGTTAATGCTGTGCAAGTGATTGGTCGTGTTATTGTCTTATTCAAACCTTCATCACAAGAAAAATATCAACGAATTTCAACGGAATTGCCTCGAGCAAGCCGTTAA
- the yqeK gene encoding bis(5'-nucleosyl)-tetraphosphatase (symmetrical) YqeK — MQMSERRFKHVLGVEEMAIALAGRYGASLEAASIAALTHDYAKERDSDEMREIIQREGFPLELLEYGNEIWHGPVGAYLVQKELGIDDEDILNAIRHHTVGASEMSLLEKIIYVADYIEPGRDFPGVAEARKLAITDLDAAVAFETKHTLLYLIEKNAKICPLTIATYNSWVVKS; from the coding sequence ATGCAAATGAGTGAACGCCGTTTTAAACACGTTTTAGGTGTAGAAGAAATGGCCATTGCTTTAGCTGGTCGCTACGGAGCTAGTCTAGAAGCGGCGAGTATTGCTGCCTTGACTCACGACTATGCAAAAGAGCGTGATTCAGATGAGATGCGTGAAATTATTCAGCGTGAAGGGTTTCCTTTAGAGCTTCTAGAGTATGGCAATGAAATTTGGCATGGGCCAGTGGGAGCCTATCTTGTTCAGAAGGAACTTGGGATTGATGATGAAGATATTTTGAATGCCATTCGTCATCATACTGTAGGAGCAAGCGAGATGTCACTTTTAGAAAAAATTATTTATGTAGCAGATTATATTGAGCCAGGAAGAGATTTTCCAGGTGTTGCTGAAGCTAGAAAATTGGCTATCACTGATCTCGATGCTGCTGTTGCTTTTGAAACGAAGCATACGCTACTGTATCTAATTGAAAAAAATGCAAAGATTTGCCCATTAACCATTGCAACCTACAATAGCTGGGTTGTTAAATCATAG
- a CDS encoding nicotinate-nucleotide adenylyltransferase → MINVQSQTNVLTEVESLPEERIRVGIIGGTFNPPHIGHLVIADQVCQQLGLDKVYFMPDANPPHIDKKEAIAAEHRVAMVEKAIEDNPLFGLESCEIQRGGISYTFDTMLELTKAHPEIDYYFIIGGDMVDYLPKWYRIDELIQMVQFVAVKRPNYADSSPYPLIWVDVPAMEISSTGLRKKIKNGCSVQYLIPDKTLAYIKEKELYQND, encoded by the coding sequence GTGATTAATGTGCAAAGTCAAACGAATGTGTTAACTGAAGTAGAATCATTACCAGAAGAGCGAATTCGAGTAGGCATTATTGGTGGAACATTTAACCCACCTCATATTGGTCATTTAGTGATTGCAGACCAAGTTTGCCAACAACTAGGCTTAGATAAAGTTTATTTTATGCCAGATGCTAATCCGCCTCACATTGATAAAAAAGAAGCTATTGCAGCTGAACATCGAGTTGCAATGGTCGAAAAAGCGATTGAAGACAATCCCTTATTTGGATTAGAAAGTTGTGAAATCCAACGTGGTGGTATTAGTTATACTTTTGATACAATGCTAGAATTAACAAAAGCTCATCCCGAAATTGACTATTATTTTATTATTGGTGGTGACATGGTTGATTATTTGCCAAAATGGTATCGAATTGACGAGTTGATTCAAATGGTACAATTTGTAGCAGTAAAAAGACCTAATTACGCCGATAGTAGTCCGTATCCACTTATCTGGGTAGATGTTCCAGCCATGGAAATCAGCTCAACAGGATTACGAAAAAAAATTAAAAATGGCTGTTCAGTTCAGTATTTAATTCCTGATAAAACCTTAGCTTATATTAAGGAAAAGGAGTTGTATCAAAATGACTAA